A region of the Candidatus Zixiibacteriota bacterium genome:
TGGAGCCGAACTTTATCATCCCGAACCTCTCTCCGATTTTAACCTGGTCTCCTTCTTTTATTCGGCAGACAATCCTGCGGGCAATAGTCCCGGCAATCTGTTTCAGGATAAGTTTAACCCGGTCATTTTCCAGCCCCAGCTCGTTTTGTTCATTTTCAGAGGAGGCTTTTTCTTTAAACGCCGCATTAAAGCTGCCGGAAGTATACTTCGAATACTTGACCACCCCGCTTATCGGATTTCTGTTTATATGCACGTCCCACAAAGACAAAAAAATCGAAACCTTGGTGCCGCCTGAATTTAAAAAACCATTCTCAGAAAAAGGTGCAATCTCCACAACCTTCCCATCCG
Encoded here:
- a CDS encoding phosphatidylserine decarboxylase family protein, producing the protein LSVLTRSNIFSGITVLFVGITFFIVFFFRDPERKIPQGEGVILSPADGKVVEIAPFSENGFLNSGGTKVSIFLSLWDVHINRNPISGVVKYSKYTSGSFNAAFKEKASSENEQNELGLENDRVKLILKQIAGTIARRIVCRIKEGDQVKIGERFGMIKFGSRAELFLTEKVKISVKLNQKVKAGETIIGTYDVCHPWPESGTFG